One window from the genome of Fulvivirga lutea encodes:
- a CDS encoding class I SAM-dependent methyltransferase: protein MPKKAICAEIGAWKGDFTSEILRQTKPKKLYIIDPYLHVETYDKAWYGGLDSSQEKMDEVFKSTQQRFENELYSGQLEFLRDDSTKALDKFEDDHFDWIYIDGNHLYEYVKLDLENSFKKVKSGGYITGDDYNLVGWWDDGVTKAVNEFIENFKDSITVISIKGTQFILRKN from the coding sequence ATGCCTAAGAAAGCTATTTGTGCTGAAATAGGTGCCTGGAAAGGTGATTTTACTTCTGAAATTCTAAGACAAACCAAACCCAAAAAACTCTATATCATTGACCCATACTTGCATGTGGAAACATACGATAAGGCATGGTATGGTGGTTTGGACAGTTCACAGGAAAAAATGGATGAAGTTTTTAAATCTACTCAGCAAAGATTTGAAAATGAGCTATATTCAGGGCAACTGGAGTTTTTAAGAGATGATTCAACAAAGGCGCTTGACAAATTTGAAGATGACCATTTTGATTGGATCTATATAGATGGCAACCATTTATATGAGTATGTAAAGCTTGATTTAGAAAACTCATTTAAGAAAGTAAAATCAGGAGGCTATATTACTGGTGATGATTACAACTTAGTAGGTTGGTGGGATGATGGCGTTACAAAGGCAGTAAATGAGTTTATTGAAAATTTCAAAGACTCAATTACAGTAATTTCAATTAAAGGAACACAGTTTATTCTACGGAAGAATTAA
- a CDS encoding glycosyltransferase family 4 protein, with amino-acid sequence MKIAMFLDTAFPPDSRVENEAICLIKAGHEVHLFSLDYQGRPSNEVINEITVHRYKVDKLTYKLSALAYTFPFFHNRIKPSIKDFINKLKPNVLHIHDMVIAKAVIDVNAGKLKVVLDLHENRPEIMKHYKHVNEGLGKILISTDKWNKVQDKLIKRSDKLILVTEEAKNDVMSKGLKKAEDIVVVPNTILPELFLNYSIDESILDRFNSTFNILYLGDTSLRRGTDTAIKSMKIIKDKIPNARLILVGDSSVDNKLKQLASNEGVNNLVSFEGWQDVSLFPSYTLASNICISPLKRNKHHDTTFANKLFQYMAMGKPVVVSDSTTQANVVREEECGLIFPAENELLLAQQIIQLYENDELAYRLGENGKKAVQDRWNWDVTSEGLIEMYQTL; translated from the coding sequence ATGAAAATTGCCATGTTTCTTGATACCGCCTTTCCACCTGATTCGAGGGTGGAAAATGAGGCAATATGCTTAATAAAAGCGGGTCATGAAGTACATCTTTTTAGTCTTGACTACCAAGGTAGACCCTCGAATGAGGTAATAAATGAAATAACTGTGCACAGATATAAGGTTGATAAACTCACGTATAAACTATCGGCACTTGCTTACACCTTTCCATTCTTTCATAATCGAATTAAACCAAGCATTAAGGACTTTATTAATAAGTTAAAGCCAAACGTGTTACACATTCATGATATGGTTATTGCCAAAGCTGTAATAGATGTAAATGCTGGCAAATTAAAGGTCGTTTTAGATTTACATGAAAACCGACCTGAAATCATGAAGCATTACAAACATGTAAATGAAGGGTTAGGAAAAATTTTAATTAGTACTGATAAGTGGAATAAAGTTCAGGATAAGCTTATCAAAAGATCAGATAAACTTATTCTGGTTACAGAAGAAGCTAAAAATGATGTGATGAGCAAAGGCCTCAAAAAAGCTGAAGATATCGTGGTTGTACCTAATACGATACTACCTGAATTATTTTTGAATTACAGTATTGATGAATCGATACTTGACCGATTCAATAGCACTTTTAATATACTTTACCTAGGCGATACCAGTTTAAGAAGAGGCACTGATACGGCTATTAAGTCAATGAAAATTATCAAAGATAAGATACCGAATGCTCGACTAATTTTAGTAGGAGATAGCTCTGTAGATAATAAACTCAAGCAACTTGCTAGTAATGAGGGTGTTAATAACTTGGTAAGTTTTGAAGGCTGGCAAGATGTATCTCTATTCCCATCATATACACTTGCATCCAATATTTGTATCTCACCCCTCAAAAGAAATAAACATCACGATACCACTTTTGCAAATAAATTATTTCAATATATGGCAATGGGTAAACCGGTGGTAGTGAGCGATTCTACAACACAGGCAAATGTTGTAAGGGAGGAAGAATGTGGGTTGATCTTTCCTGCAGAAAATGAGCTGCTACTTGCTCAGCAGATCATCCAACTTTATGAAAACGATGAATTAGCTTACAGATTGGGTGAAAATGGTAAGAAGGCCGTGCAAGATCGTTGGAATTGGGATGTGACAAGTGAGGGCTTGATAGAAATGTATCAAACCCTCTAA
- a CDS encoding sugar 3,4-ketoisomerase, with the protein MKLKGSHIRNIELEIHSDKRGKLLSIEQIANGLPFSAIRSFYLFDVPFQSIRAGHAVNCHQFILALRGSVNVEHKSADEKSEIWTLSKVNEGLYVPELHYITLKDFSSDALIVIYASKAYSDTTYYSFEDLNKQ; encoded by the coding sequence TTGAAGTTGAAGGGATCACATATAAGAAATATCGAATTAGAAATCCACTCAGATAAAAGAGGCAAACTTCTTTCTATTGAACAGATAGCTAATGGTTTGCCATTCTCCGCCATAAGATCTTTTTATTTATTTGATGTCCCATTTCAAAGTATCAGAGCCGGCCATGCCGTTAACTGTCATCAGTTTATTCTAGCCCTTCGTGGATCAGTCAACGTTGAACATAAATCAGCTGATGAAAAAAGTGAGATATGGACCTTATCAAAGGTAAATGAAGGGCTATACGTGCCTGAATTGCACTATATTACACTCAAGGATTTTAGTTCAGATGCGCTAATTGTCATTTATGCTTCAAAAGCTTATTCTGATACTACCTATTATTCCTTTGAAGACTTAAATAAGCAATGA
- a CDS encoding TetR/AcrR family transcriptional regulator, which translates to MRNNNGYFCMMVEVENLSRKEQVIRAAAALFQKNGYSATSMRDLAHALGIEAASLYSHIKSKEEILQSLCFDMAAQFRASLDKVENSDISYSQKLRQGILGHIEVMAQDLTASAVFMNEHRYLSQPYLRDFLLLRINYINRFKKIIEGGIASGEFQNIDTKLAVMTLFSSLNWMPNWFDPTGLTNPKDVGNQLADMLIGGIKTK; encoded by the coding sequence TTGAGAAACAATAATGGTTATTTTTGCATGATGGTAGAGGTGGAAAATTTAAGCAGAAAAGAACAAGTTATCAGAGCTGCTGCTGCCCTGTTTCAAAAAAACGGGTACTCTGCTACATCAATGCGTGATCTTGCGCACGCACTAGGAATTGAAGCGGCAAGTTTATATTCTCATATCAAATCAAAAGAAGAGATTCTTCAAAGTTTATGTTTTGACATGGCAGCACAATTCAGGGCTTCACTCGATAAAGTGGAGAATTCTGATATTTCGTATAGTCAAAAATTGAGGCAGGGAATCCTCGGCCACATAGAAGTGATGGCGCAGGATTTAACTGCATCTGCAGTTTTCATGAACGAACACAGATATTTGAGCCAGCCATATTTAAGGGACTTTTTGTTATTGAGAATCAATTACATAAATAGATTTAAGAAGATTATTGAAGGCGGAATTGCTTCCGGTGAATTCCAAAATATTGATACAAAATTGGCAGTAATGACCCTATTTTCGTCATTAAACTGGATGCCCAACTGGTTTGACCCTACCGGATTAACTAACCCTAAAGATGTGGGTAATCAATTAGCAGATATGCTAATTGGTGGAATCAAAACCAAATAG
- a CDS encoding lipopolysaccharide biosynthesis protein — MGIVRRTSIRFLTILYIGIVLGYINTVLIFPNILTEEEFGLTRIIFSAAALIAQITQLGTGNILVRFHPHLKEDTKNTTLTLGLFLSFIGVVLSGLVLFFFKDWIIDSYAENAGLFTYYYYLLFPATISLIAYNLFDGYLRVLLKNSFSAFLNSILLRLVWLGIVLLYAFDFFDTDAFINYYVGGQVAVSCVGLICVLMQGNLTIGFDTSPERLQMLKRMVSFGVVTIVSGISLLLIHRIDVLLVGKYLGLAEVAVFAIAMYMSDVILAPAQSIARTSAVLVADAFKSNNMDMVKTLYKKTALNQVLLGGLVFLLIAVNYDSLLSFLPPTYSDSYDVFFLFGLTKVINTGLGVNGAILINSNYYKLDTILSVSLLVISVVLKILFIPVYGLIGAAASTAFAIIAFNIAKYLILRIKMNLSPFSKNYFIICSILVVAFVITFYMPNTNSVWLNIPITSSVFIILTVPGIYFMQLSEDFNALIDNGIDFLKKWV; from the coding sequence ATGGGAATCGTTAGAAGAACAAGTATTCGGTTTTTAACCATCCTATACATAGGAATAGTGCTCGGTTACATTAATACTGTGTTAATATTTCCTAACATTCTTACCGAAGAAGAATTCGGTTTAACCCGTATTATTTTCTCAGCTGCCGCGCTCATTGCGCAAATAACACAGTTAGGTACTGGTAATATTCTTGTTCGTTTTCATCCACATTTAAAAGAAGATACTAAAAATACCACCCTGACGCTTGGCCTATTTCTTTCATTTATAGGTGTTGTTCTTTCAGGGTTAGTTTTGTTCTTTTTTAAAGACTGGATTATAGATAGTTATGCTGAAAATGCTGGTCTATTTACATATTATTATTATTTACTCTTTCCTGCCACAATATCATTAATTGCTTATAACCTATTCGATGGATACTTACGAGTACTCTTAAAGAATTCTTTCTCAGCTTTTCTAAACTCTATCTTATTAAGATTAGTTTGGTTGGGCATTGTTTTACTTTATGCATTCGATTTTTTTGACACTGATGCCTTCATAAACTACTACGTTGGCGGACAAGTTGCAGTAAGTTGTGTGGGGTTAATCTGTGTTTTGATGCAAGGTAATTTAACAATAGGCTTTGACACTTCACCTGAGAGGTTACAAATGCTAAAAAGAATGGTGAGTTTTGGTGTTGTTACAATTGTAAGTGGCATATCACTACTCCTCATTCATAGAATTGACGTCTTGTTGGTAGGTAAGTATTTAGGGTTAGCTGAAGTAGCAGTTTTTGCAATTGCCATGTATATGAGTGATGTAATACTAGCACCTGCTCAATCCATAGCCCGTACATCAGCAGTGCTGGTTGCAGATGCTTTCAAAAGTAATAATATGGATATGGTGAAAACCCTCTACAAAAAAACAGCTTTGAATCAGGTGCTATTGGGAGGCCTTGTTTTTTTGCTCATTGCTGTTAATTACGATAGTTTATTAAGTTTCCTTCCTCCCACTTACTCAGACAGTTATGATGTTTTCTTTTTATTTGGTCTAACAAAAGTTATAAATACAGGTTTGGGCGTAAATGGCGCTATTCTCATTAACTCCAATTATTATAAATTAGATACCATTCTTTCGGTGAGTTTACTCGTAATCTCTGTGGTACTTAAAATTTTATTCATACCTGTATATGGTTTGATTGGAGCTGCTGCATCCACAGCTTTTGCAATCATTGCTTTTAACATAGCTAAATACTTAATACTCAGAATAAAAATGAATCTATCTCCATTCTCTAAAAACTATTTTATTATATGCAGCATACTTGTTGTCGCTTTTGTTATCACGTTCTATATGCCCAATACAAACTCTGTTTGGTTAAATATTCCTATTACAAGCTCTGTATTTATAATTTTAACTGTACCTGGAATATACTTCATGCAATTGAGCGAAGACTTTAATGCTTTAATAGATAACGGCATTGATTTTCTAAAAAAGTGGGTTTAG
- a CDS encoding TIGR04283 family arsenosugar biosynthesis glycosyltransferase, with amino-acid sequence MVSVIIPVLNEEVYIGKLLSAFNKRSDDFELIVVDGGSTDNTEAVVKNYNQVNYINSVRGRASQMNAGAKMGNGEKLFFIHADSQLSDELLGQLPYINSQAATFTLKFDSKRVLYRFYAWFTKYNYSLFTYGDQGLFVSKELFFKVGGYKIIPLLEDVDLLSRIRKINKVDKLPYTITTSARRFEKNGILLQQLRNIVIMVGYYLGINPHFLARYYKY; translated from the coding sequence ATGGTTTCAGTAATAATTCCAGTTTTAAACGAGGAAGTATACATTGGTAAATTATTATCCGCATTCAATAAAAGGTCAGATGATTTTGAGCTCATTGTGGTGGATGGAGGAAGCACAGATAATACAGAAGCGGTTGTTAAGAATTATAACCAAGTAAATTATATCAATTCAGTGCGTGGTAGGGCATCACAAATGAATGCTGGCGCTAAAATGGGTAATGGAGAAAAACTCTTTTTTATTCATGCGGACAGCCAACTTTCAGACGAGTTACTAGGCCAACTTCCATATATCAATTCACAGGCTGCTACTTTTACCCTAAAGTTTGATTCGAAGAGGGTTTTATATCGATTTTATGCATGGTTCACGAAATATAATTACAGCTTGTTTACCTATGGAGATCAGGGATTATTTGTAAGTAAAGAACTGTTTTTTAAAGTTGGAGGCTACAAAATTATTCCACTGTTGGAGGATGTTGACCTTCTGAGCAGAATTCGTAAAATTAATAAAGTAGATAAGCTACCTTATACCATAACTACATCCGCCAGAAGATTCGAGAAAAATGGAATTTTACTTCAGCAATTGAGAAACATTGTGATCATGGTCGGCTATTACCTTGGTATCAATCCTCACTTTTTGGCTCGATACTACAAGTATTGA
- a CDS encoding sulfotransferase family protein gives MNKGINVNPLIILYNRLRILNPFRKSIPLKTAKDTYQPFLIIGSGRSGTTLLRSMLNQSNEVEIPPESFVLPRILKRYKVYNKLPWNDFLKIILGEFSTHPQFQYWNLNLTNTFAELAGVPKSEQSLFKIIDTLYTSYTTFKNKPGAKWGDKTPLNTYHLTLIDKIVNKPKYINIIRDGRDVVASYLKADLAENIDDACNRWRDAIIAVQQFEKRNSNRVLSIRYEALVTNPENELRKVCDFLEVEFENNMLQNNRNSEALGDSVYSHHENLKKPIDTSSIGKWKSNLSTDQMTKVDTLISTELKKLGYTD, from the coding sequence GTGAATAAAGGCATAAATGTAAACCCTTTGATTATTTTATATAATCGATTAAGGATTTTAAATCCTTTCCGGAAGTCAATTCCTCTTAAAACTGCTAAAGATACATATCAGCCATTTCTAATTATTGGTTCCGGCAGATCGGGAACAACGCTGCTCAGGTCTATGCTCAATCAAAGCAATGAAGTTGAGATTCCACCTGAATCATTCGTTTTACCGAGAATATTAAAAAGGTATAAAGTATATAATAAATTGCCTTGGAATGATTTTTTGAAAATTATTCTGGGTGAGTTTAGTACTCACCCTCAATTCCAATATTGGAACCTTAACCTTACCAACACATTTGCAGAATTAGCAGGTGTACCAAAGAGTGAACAGTCTCTATTTAAAATTATAGATACACTCTATACCAGTTATACCACATTTAAAAACAAACCCGGAGCAAAATGGGGTGATAAAACACCACTAAACACATACCATCTTACACTGATAGATAAAATAGTAAACAAGCCAAAGTATATTAATATCATTCGTGATGGAAGAGATGTTGTAGCCTCTTACCTAAAAGCCGACTTAGCTGAAAATATTGATGATGCTTGTAATAGATGGAGGGATGCTATCATTGCTGTCCAACAATTTGAAAAAAGGAATTCAAATCGAGTTCTATCAATACGGTATGAAGCTCTGGTAACTAATCCGGAAAATGAATTGAGAAAAGTATGTGATTTTCTGGAAGTAGAATTTGAGAATAATATGCTTCAGAACAATAGAAATTCGGAGGCTTTGGGCGATTCTGTTTACAGCCATCATGAGAATCTTAAAAAGCCAATTGACACTTCTTCCATTGGCAAGTGGAAATCCAATTTAAGTACTGACCAAATGACCAAAGTTGATACATTGATAAGTACAGAACTTAAGAAGTTAGGATATACAGACTGA
- a CDS encoding glycosyltransferase family 4 protein, producing the protein MKKVLIITYYWPPSGGGGVQRWLKFSKYLPEFGWEPIIFTPENPDFDMKDDTLLNDVNPELEVIKLPIWEPYKLFEKISGKQRPSQGLIQSSKKQGIFTKLAIWLRGNLLIPDPRKFWVKPSVKFLKDFVQDNGINTVITTGPPHSMHLIGLQLKRKLNIRWIADFRDPWSKWDMLENFKLSSLARRMHRKLELRVLQNADEVITVSQTWVNEFEDIHKRTYRVITNGFDDSDFDNIKPKKGSGKIVISHFGLINTFRNPVIFWDVLRRLSTQVQIEVRLYGTIEEPIKDSVMADPILSNLIEFKPPVSHDEVLRAYAESDILLLLLNNSNNAHGHIPGKLFEYLASQRPIIALGPKNGDAANIINQCEAGTTVSWKDEEALRKAILSVIDGEESKRELKAIEKFSRRNLTQELVQKVLAN; encoded by the coding sequence ATGAAGAAGGTACTGATCATAACATATTATTGGCCGCCAAGTGGTGGAGGTGGAGTTCAGCGTTGGTTGAAATTTTCGAAGTATTTGCCTGAGTTCGGTTGGGAGCCAATCATTTTCACACCAGAAAATCCTGATTTTGACATGAAGGATGATACTTTATTGAATGATGTTAATCCTGAGCTTGAAGTAATTAAGCTGCCTATTTGGGAACCATATAAGCTATTTGAAAAGATTTCAGGTAAACAAAGACCTTCGCAGGGCTTAATTCAGTCGAGTAAAAAGCAGGGTATATTTACAAAATTGGCCATCTGGTTGCGTGGGAATTTACTTATTCCTGATCCGCGTAAATTTTGGGTGAAGCCATCCGTGAAGTTTCTAAAGGATTTTGTTCAAGACAATGGAATAAATACGGTAATTACAACCGGCCCACCCCATAGTATGCATCTCATTGGATTACAGTTAAAACGGAAATTAAATATACGCTGGATTGCCGATTTTAGAGACCCATGGAGCAAATGGGATATGCTGGAAAATTTTAAACTGTCATCACTGGCCAGAAGAATGCATAGGAAATTGGAGTTAAGAGTTTTGCAGAATGCTGATGAAGTAATAACTGTTAGTCAAACATGGGTCAATGAGTTTGAAGATATTCATAAAAGAACATATCGGGTTATTACAAACGGTTTTGATGACTCAGATTTTGATAATATAAAGCCTAAGAAAGGATCAGGTAAAATAGTGATTAGTCATTTTGGGTTGATCAATACATTTAGAAATCCGGTTATTTTTTGGGATGTGCTGAGAAGGTTATCTACACAAGTCCAGATAGAGGTTCGACTTTATGGTACCATCGAAGAGCCTATTAAAGATTCGGTAATGGCAGACCCAATTCTCTCAAATTTGATTGAATTTAAACCACCCGTTAGTCATGATGAGGTTCTGAGGGCTTATGCTGAATCAGACATATTGCTCTTATTACTTAACAATTCTAATAATGCTCACGGTCACATTCCGGGTAAGCTTTTTGAATATCTTGCCAGCCAGCGGCCCATTATTGCATTAGGACCAAAAAATGGTGATGCAGCGAATATTATAAACCAATGTGAAGCAGGAACTACAGTTTCCTGGAAAGATGAGGAGGCGTTGAGAAAAGCAATTTTATCTGTTATAGATGGGGAGGAATCTAAACGTGAGTTAAAAGCAATAGAGAAGTTTTCCAGAAGGAATTTGACGCAGGAATTAGTTCAGAAAGTATTAGCCAACTAG
- a CDS encoding glycosyltransferase, whose translation MHTLVIPSYYPNTYNPIDGIYFEVQAEELAKNKVKVGVIAPIIIKHYILLREKKFDYGLKISTDKIPTLIYQLPSFPVFKAMNDWMRLFYGKKLFKKYIKEYGIPDIVHLHSFENGILARWIKKEYNINYVITEHSTRFSRDECSDRLIKLAKYAFNEAKEVITVSNDLCMTLNARFGIKPTVIPNLIDTDFFQPLEVIKKYDFITVGGLREPKNFELLINSFEQLSNKSSTLAIVGVGPLKEKLINQVRELNLEERISFLGSKSPNELVALFNESKVFVSSSRIETFGVAIIEAMSCGIPVVATKSGGPEYFMTDDRLGMLCDQNQKDLANSMEKVLSDFENYDSEFIRNYIESKFSGPTVTSELKKVYRKYINSSVE comes from the coding sequence ATGCATACGCTGGTTATTCCATCATATTACCCTAATACTTATAACCCAATAGATGGAATTTATTTTGAGGTACAGGCCGAAGAACTTGCAAAAAATAAAGTGAAAGTTGGCGTGATTGCCCCCATTATCATCAAGCATTACATATTACTGCGTGAGAAGAAATTTGACTACGGTCTTAAAATTTCTACTGATAAAATACCAACATTAATTTATCAGCTTCCGTCATTCCCAGTTTTTAAGGCCATGAATGATTGGATGCGACTCTTCTATGGTAAAAAACTCTTTAAAAAATACATCAAGGAATACGGTATACCTGATATTGTTCATCTGCACTCTTTTGAAAATGGGATTTTAGCACGGTGGATTAAAAAAGAATATAACATCAATTATGTTATAACCGAGCATTCTACCCGTTTTTCCAGAGATGAATGTTCAGATCGGTTAATAAAACTAGCTAAGTATGCTTTTAACGAAGCCAAAGAAGTTATAACGGTTAGTAATGATTTGTGTATGACGTTAAATGCGAGATTTGGCATTAAACCAACTGTAATTCCTAACCTTATTGACACTGATTTTTTTCAGCCATTAGAAGTAATTAAAAAATATGATTTCATTACGGTAGGTGGCCTGAGAGAACCTAAAAATTTTGAATTACTGATTAACTCATTTGAACAACTTTCTAACAAGAGCTCAACGCTTGCCATTGTTGGCGTAGGCCCATTGAAAGAAAAGTTAATTAATCAGGTTAGAGAGTTAAACTTAGAAGAACGTATATCTTTTTTGGGTTCTAAAAGCCCTAATGAGCTCGTAGCATTATTTAATGAAAGTAAAGTATTCGTGTCTTCAAGTAGGATAGAAACATTTGGAGTGGCCATCATTGAGGCCATGAGCTGTGGCATTCCTGTGGTAGCCACAAAGTCCGGAGGCCCAGAATATTTTATGACGGACGATCGTTTGGGAATGTTATGTGATCAAAATCAAAAAGATTTAGCTAACTCTATGGAAAAGGTACTTTCTGATTTTGAAAATTATGATTCAGAGTTTATCAGAAATTATATTGAAAGTAAGTTTTCCGGTCCAACGGTAACAAGTGAGTTAAAAAAAGTTTACAGAAAATACATTAATTCTTCCGTAGAATAA
- a CDS encoding DegT/DnrJ/EryC1/StrS family aminotransferase, which produces MIPFANPSLRFQQFENRLNQSFSEVLNSGQLILGNQVEKFESNFSQYIGTNYCIGVNSCTDAITLSLKASNINSGDEVITTGLTAPATAIGIINSGATPVIVDIENNTHCIDINAIEDAISEKTKAIIPVHLHGFPADMPAIKEIAKNHNLIVIEDCAQAHGATINGQKVGSIGHFGVFSFYPTKNLGCPGDGGAISTNDVRAAEYIKTLRNYGIKDNRITNTGLNSRLDEVQAAILGVLLPELNDHNATRRMYARKYIAELESMDITLPVSSEDAVYHQFVIKVKNRDRVRQQLLGMGIATGIHYDKSLKYHPALANYCKELPIAHKACNEMISLPIQPEILDNHFDEIISALKTVLVG; this is translated from the coding sequence ATGATCCCTTTTGCAAATCCAAGCCTTCGATTCCAACAATTCGAAAATAGATTAAATCAATCATTCTCGGAAGTTTTAAACTCTGGCCAGTTGATTTTAGGAAATCAAGTTGAGAAGTTTGAAAGTAATTTCTCCCAATACATTGGAACAAATTATTGTATTGGAGTGAATTCCTGCACTGATGCTATTACATTAAGCTTAAAAGCATCAAATATTAATTCAGGTGATGAGGTAATAACAACGGGGTTAACCGCACCTGCCACTGCCATTGGTATTATTAATTCAGGGGCAACACCAGTAATAGTTGATATTGAAAATAACACTCATTGCATTGATATCAATGCCATTGAAGATGCAATTTCCGAAAAAACAAAGGCTATAATTCCTGTACATCTACATGGATTTCCTGCCGATATGCCTGCCATTAAGGAGATTGCCAAAAACCACAATCTGATAGTAATAGAAGATTGCGCTCAAGCGCATGGTGCAACAATCAATGGTCAAAAAGTAGGCTCAATTGGTCATTTTGGGGTATTTAGCTTCTACCCCACTAAAAACCTAGGTTGTCCTGGTGATGGTGGCGCAATATCTACTAATGATGTTCGTGCTGCTGAATACATAAAAACATTGAGAAATTATGGAATTAAGGATAATCGAATCACAAACACAGGACTAAATAGTCGGTTAGATGAAGTGCAAGCGGCCATTCTTGGTGTGCTTCTTCCTGAATTGAACGACCACAATGCTACCCGAAGAATGTACGCTAGAAAGTACATAGCTGAATTGGAAAGTATGGATATTACTCTTCCAGTATCTTCAGAAGATGCTGTCTACCACCAGTTTGTGATAAAGGTTAAAAACAGAGATCGAGTTCGGCAACAATTACTAGGTATGGGAATAGCTACAGGAATTCATTACGACAAGTCACTTAAGTATCATCCTGCTCTAGCTAACTATTGTAAAGAATTACCAATTGCACATAAGGCATGCAACGAGATGATATCCCTTCCAATCCAACCCGAAATCTTAGATAATCACTTTGATGAAATAATTAGTGCTTTAAAAACTGTACTAGTTGGCTAA